Proteins encoded in a region of the Zea mays cultivar B73 chromosome 2, Zm-B73-REFERENCE-NAM-5.0, whole genome shotgun sequence genome:
- the LOC100283264 gene encoding cePP protein isoform 2 (isoform 2 is encoded by transcript variant 3) produces the protein MASGGGAAARMDPEVATELVRKGATLLLLDVPQRTLFGIDTQMFSVGPKFKGMKMVPPGAHFVYYCSPNRHGNEFAPTVGFFLTTHQSEVIVRKWDVQEERLIKLSEEEDIRYSEAVRHFEFDDQLGPYNLDSYGDWKQLSDYLSPNVIERLEPIGGEITIAWESSWMDKAPQSDMERRLVEQLREGKFAKNAPVQSGRRGCYYTSIPASTSLLETILAKNYEGQEDLFLGELQFAFIAFMMGQSLEAFMQWKALVSLLLSCSDAPLHTRTNMFIKFIRTLYYQLKHGFQHTQDSKSGDMGNSLCLDETWFSRDIFLYRLSKDFFTVVFEAPVVDGDLLSWARKLKSLLETTFGWDLEDDAVNLIDEDDEFAPVVVEMDGS, from the exons ATGGCGAGCGGCGGCGGTGCTGCGGCGCGGATGGACCCGGAGGTAGCAACAGAGCTGGTGCGGAAGGGTGCCACCCTCCTCCTCCTCGATGTCCCCCAGCGCACCCTCTTCGGAATCGATACCCAG ATGTTCTCTGTTGGACCCAAGTTCAAAGGGATGAAGATGGTGCCACCGGGAGCCCATTTCGTCTACTACTGCTCCCCAAACAG GCATGGGAATGAGTTTGCACCTACTGTCGGGTTCTTTCTTACTACACACCAATCTGAG GTGATTGTTCGAAAGTGGGATGTGCAAGAGGAACGATTAATCAAATTatcagaagaagag GATATCAGATACTCAGAAGCTGTAAGACATTTTGAATTTGATGATCAACTTGGACCATACAATTTAGATTCTTATGGAGATTGGAAACAACTTTCGGACTACTTGTCACCGAATGTCATTGAGCGTCTTG AACCAATTGGAGGAGAAATCACAATTGCGTGGGAGTCATCATGGATGGATAAAGCTCCCCAAAGTGACATGGAGAGACGTTTGGTGGAACAACTAAGAGAAGGAAAGTTTGCAAAGAATGCTCCTGTACAGTCTGGGCGGAGAGGATGCTACTACACAAGTATCCCTGCTTCA ACAAGTTTGCTGGAGACTATTTTGGCCAAAAATTATGAAGGTCAAGAAGATCTATTCTTGGGGGAGCTTCAGTTTGCTTTCATAGCTTTTATG ATGGGTCAATCACTAGAGGCTTTTATGCAGTGGAAAGCACTAGTCAGCCTTCTTTTGAGCTGCAGTGATGCT CCCCTTCATACAAGGACTAACATGTTTATAAAG TTTATAAGGACATTATACTATCAACTCAAGCATGGTTTTCAACATACCCAAGATTCCAAAAGTGGGGATATGGGCAATTCTCTGTGTTTGGATGAAACATGGTTTTCAAGAGACATATTCCTGTACCGTCTTTCAAAG GATTTCTTTACAGTTGTATTTGAAGCCCCAGTCGTGGATGGAGACCTTCTGTCATGG GCTAGGAAACTAAAATCGCTTCTGGAGACTACGTTTGGGTGGGATCTTGAGGACGACGCAGTGAACCTTATTGATGAAGATGACGAG TTTGCTCCTGTCGTTGTGGAGATGGATGGATCATAA
- the LOC100283264 gene encoding cePP protein isoform 1 (isoform 1 is encoded by transcript variant 1): MASGGGAAARMDPEVATELVRKGATLLLLDVPQRTLFGIDTQMFSVGPKFKGMKMVPPGAHFVYYCSPNRHGNEFAPTVGFFLTTHQSEVIVRKWDVQEERLIKLSEEEDIRYSEAVRHFEFDDQLGPYNLDSYGDWKQLSDYLSPNVIERLEPIGGEITIAWESSWMDKAPQSDMERRLVEQLREGKFAKNAPVQSGRRGCYYTSIPASVKHKDISGGDLTALNLDKTSLLETILAKNYEGQEDLFLGELQFAFIAFMMGQSLEAFMQWKALVSLLLSCSDAPLHTRTNMFIKFIRTLYYQLKHGFQHTQDSKSGDMGNSLCLDETWFSRDIFLYRLSKDFFTVVFEAPVVDGDLLSWARKLKSLLETTFGWDLEDDAVNLIDEDDEFAPVVVEMDGS, from the exons ATGGCGAGCGGCGGCGGTGCTGCGGCGCGGATGGACCCGGAGGTAGCAACAGAGCTGGTGCGGAAGGGTGCCACCCTCCTCCTCCTCGATGTCCCCCAGCGCACCCTCTTCGGAATCGATACCCAG ATGTTCTCTGTTGGACCCAAGTTCAAAGGGATGAAGATGGTGCCACCGGGAGCCCATTTCGTCTACTACTGCTCCCCAAACAG GCATGGGAATGAGTTTGCACCTACTGTCGGGTTCTTTCTTACTACACACCAATCTGAG GTGATTGTTCGAAAGTGGGATGTGCAAGAGGAACGATTAATCAAATTatcagaagaagag GATATCAGATACTCAGAAGCTGTAAGACATTTTGAATTTGATGATCAACTTGGACCATACAATTTAGATTCTTATGGAGATTGGAAACAACTTTCGGACTACTTGTCACCGAATGTCATTGAGCGTCTTG AACCAATTGGAGGAGAAATCACAATTGCGTGGGAGTCATCATGGATGGATAAAGCTCCCCAAAGTGACATGGAGAGACGTTTGGTGGAACAACTAAGAGAAGGAAAGTTTGCAAAGAATGCTCCTGTACAGTCTGGGCGGAGAGGATGCTACTACACAAGTATCCCTGCTTCAGTTAAGCATAAGGACATCTCTGGGGGTGACTTGACAGCCCTAAACTTGGACAAA ACAAGTTTGCTGGAGACTATTTTGGCCAAAAATTATGAAGGTCAAGAAGATCTATTCTTGGGGGAGCTTCAGTTTGCTTTCATAGCTTTTATG ATGGGTCAATCACTAGAGGCTTTTATGCAGTGGAAAGCACTAGTCAGCCTTCTTTTGAGCTGCAGTGATGCT CCCCTTCATACAAGGACTAACATGTTTATAAAG TTTATAAGGACATTATACTATCAACTCAAGCATGGTTTTCAACATACCCAAGATTCCAAAAGTGGGGATATGGGCAATTCTCTGTGTTTGGATGAAACATGGTTTTCAAGAGACATATTCCTGTACCGTCTTTCAAAG GATTTCTTTACAGTTGTATTTGAAGCCCCAGTCGTGGATGGAGACCTTCTGTCATGG GCTAGGAAACTAAAATCGCTTCTGGAGACTACGTTTGGGTGGGATCTTGAGGACGACGCAGTGAACCTTATTGATGAAGATGACGAG TTTGCTCCTGTCGTTGTGGAGATGGATGGATCATAA